The sequence TTCCAGACGAAGCCGTGATCGGTGCCGACCCCGCCACCGCGCCGCGCACCGCCCTCGCCGCCTCCCCTCTCATCGCCCACGGCCAGACCGTCGGGGTGGTGCTCGTCGACAACGCGCTCACCCAGTCACCGATCGCCCAGGAGCACCTCCGCTTCCTGCAACTTTTCACCAACCAGGCAGGAATGGCGATCGAAAACTCGATGCTCTACAACAAGATCGAGGATGCCCACCGCCAGTTGAGCGAAGCGCAGGAGAGCCTGCTCCAGAAGGAGCGTCTCGCCGCCATCGGCGAGATGGCCGCCGGCATCGCCCATGAACTGAAAGGGCCGCTCGTATCCATCGGCGGCTTCGCCGGCCGTCTCGCACGGAAGCTCCCCAAGGAAAGCACGGAATGGGCCCATGCCGACCTGATTGTGCGCGAGGTGGTTCGTCTGGAAGGGATCCTTTCCGAGATCCTGCTCTTTTCCAAGAAGACGACCATCTGCTATACCCGCTGCAACATGGTCGATGTCGTCAAGGAAACGCTGGCGGTTGTGACGCCGCCGCTCGAAGAGAAGCAGATCCGCATCAGCACCAAGTTTCCGCGCCAGAAGCAGGTGCTTCTAGGCGACAGCCAGCAACTGAAGCAGGTGTTCATCAATATCATCCTGAACTCCCTGGACGCCATGGGGACCGGTGGAGAGTTGATGATTCAGGTTCTTCCCTGCGATCTCGACGGCAAGGACGCCGTCACGGTGAAGATAGCCGACACCGGTGGCGGCATCCCGCTCGAGCAACTGAACAGTATCTTCACCCCCTTTTTCACCACCAAGGGGAGTGGTACCGGACTCGGGCTACCCATCGCCAACCGGATCATAACGAACCACGGCGGCAAGATCCAGATCACGAACCAGCCCGGCCAGGGTGTCGAGTTCCGCATCATCCTACCCAAACACTGGTGAGTGGGTTATAGACAAAATGACCGCCCGCCACCTGCGAGCGGTCATTCCTGCACCATAATGGGGGTGTAGCTCAGCTGGGAGAGCGATGCGTTCGCAACGCATAGGTCGTCGGTTCGATCCCGATCATCTCCACCAATCTCTTGTAACTAGCGGTTTTTGTGTCAGTTATTTTTCGTAAAATGGGCTGTTTCCTAGTGGTACACGCGGTGGTACACGCGCTATACACTAGGAGAACGGCCCATGTCTTTTTTTACCGCAGGACTTGTCAAAAGAGGGACCATGTACTACATTCGGGTCCGCGTTCCTGATGACCTGAGACGGTATATTTCTTCCCGGGAAATCAAACAGTCACTCCGGACTGCACGCTATTGCGAAGCTGTGAAACTAGCCAGAGCGTGGCGCACCGCGTTAGACCATTTCTTCGGCGATCTGAGGAGGGCGCAATTGACTGACAACGAGATTTTTCAGCTTCGAGATAAATATCTGCATGAAACAACAGAATCCCATCAACGCGCACTGGCGGCAGAAAAATTCTCCGAGAAGCACGCGGCTTGGATGATCAGACAGTATGAGCTGCTCATAGAGATTGATCGAAAGGCGCTGAGAACGCATGACTACTCCTTGATAGAGCAAGCTGTCGACCGTTTTCTCAATAAGCAAAACATCGTAATCGATAAGGATTCCACCGACTACCCCTACCTCTGTAAGGAGTTTCTCAAGGCCCGGATCATCGCGTTTGAGACGAAGATCAACCGGGCCCACGGCAATTTCACACTCACCCCTGCAGCGTCTTCACCTCCAGTTGACCCCTCAGCAGTTACTATGGTTGAGCCACTTGCTTCTGATTCATCCCCTACTCAGGACATAGGGCAGCAGTTATCAGAAATCAAAACATTTTTGAGCAAACACAAGGGATCTGGAGGAATGTTCTCGGTGGTCGCCGGGAAGTACATAAAAAGTAAGGAAACTGAAGAAGCGTGGACAGATGGGACCGAAGATGCAATGATGGAAACGTACGATCTTTTCAAAGAAGTCATTGACGACAAGGATATGAACGAGTACGACAATGATGATTTTCTCAAGTTCAAGGAACTTCTTACGCGGTTACCCAAGAACCGTAATAAGAACCCCATATTTCGCACCATGAGTATCTCCGAGATGCTTCAAATCCCCATTGAAGAGGCCGACAAGTTCAGTCGAGAGACCCGAGACAAACATCTCAGACGCATCTCCCAGTTGTTTGCCTGGGCGAAGGTTCGAAAAATCATCAGTGAAAATTATGCAGCAGGCATAGTCGGCAAAAATCGCCGCAACAGAAAGGACTCTAGAAAACCGTATGATGTTGAGGATCTGCAAAAGATCGTCAGGACAATGAAAGCGAAGCAGGCAATCCCAACCCAGTTTTGGATACCGCTTTTTGGGCTTTATACGGGCATGCGTGCTGATGAAATTTGTCAGCTCTATCTCGATGACATCTACCAAATCGGTGCAATCCTCTGCATAGACTGCACGGCCAGGCGCCCAGATCAAAGCCTCAAAAACGAACAGAGTAGCCGGAAAATCCCTGTCCATCCGTTTCTGCTAGAGCTTGGGTTTATGAACTATCACCAGTCGATCATGGATGCAGGGCATGAACGACTTTGGCCGAACCTTAAAATGCGAGTAGCCAAAGAAGGTAAAGGCAAGAAGGTTGGGAGTGCGAGAACAAAACCGGCAACGGCAGTTGGCACTCCGCAACGGGGAAAAGGCGGATACGGAGCTGGTTGGTCAAATTGGTACAATGAACACTTTAACCGGAAGTTTATAACAGAAGACCCAGAGAAGGTTTTCCATTCGTTCAGGCACAACCTATCCAATGCGCTGGAGAAAATTCCGTCCGTCAAGAGTTCAACAGCCAACATGATTACAGGACACGCCGGCGAGAATGAGAGAGAGAGGACATATCTCGAGGCTGATATTGAGATGATGTATGCAGCCCTAGCGCAAGTCCAGTATCCAATCGACCTGGATCTTCTTCGCGCAAAATCCCTTTGGAATAAAGAAGGGATGGCTGTGTTGCCA is a genomic window of Geomonas ferrireducens containing:
- a CDS encoding site-specific integrase, giving the protein MSFFTAGLVKRGTMYYIRVRVPDDLRRYISSREIKQSLRTARYCEAVKLARAWRTALDHFFGDLRRAQLTDNEIFQLRDKYLHETTESHQRALAAEKFSEKHAAWMIRQYELLIEIDRKALRTHDYSLIEQAVDRFLNKQNIVIDKDSTDYPYLCKEFLKARIIAFETKINRAHGNFTLTPAASSPPVDPSAVTMVEPLASDSSPTQDIGQQLSEIKTFLSKHKGSGGMFSVVAGKYIKSKETEEAWTDGTEDAMMETYDLFKEVIDDKDMNEYDNDDFLKFKELLTRLPKNRNKNPIFRTMSISEMLQIPIEEADKFSRETRDKHLRRISQLFAWAKVRKIISENYAAGIVGKNRRNRKDSRKPYDVEDLQKIVRTMKAKQAIPTQFWIPLFGLYTGMRADEICQLYLDDIYQIGAILCIDCTARRPDQSLKNEQSSRKIPVHPFLLELGFMNYHQSIMDAGHERLWPNLKMRVAKEGKGKKVGSARTKPATAVGTPQRGKGGYGAGWSNWYNEHFNRKFITEDPEKVFHSFRHNLSNALEKIPSVKSSTANMITGHAGENERERTYLEADIEMMYAALAQVQYPIDLDLLRAKSLWNKEGMAVLPKAPRVKVFRPASPEKKARRKDSVPVAGAAKRAK